From one Brachypodium distachyon strain Bd21 chromosome 4, Brachypodium_distachyon_v3.0, whole genome shotgun sequence genomic stretch:
- the LOC100822465 gene encoding uncharacterized protein LOC100822465: MARSAIATSTNLLREVKNRQSSNLMRQVQPAEARSADTALWVPHPRTGIYYPRGFEWVMEDVPSNAASFQQSYWLRSGEAETASSPTSNNTTAFDHPFV; this comes from the exons ATGGCTCGCAGTGCAATTGCAACATCCACTAATCTTCTCCG GGAAGTCAAGAACAGGCAAAGCTCGAACCTTATGCGACAGGTGCAACCTGCAGAAGCAAGGTCAGCAGACACAGCTTTGTGGGTGCCACACCCAAGGACAGGGATCTACTACCCCAGGGGCTTCGAGTGGGTCATGGAGGATGTCCCAAGCAACGCAGCATCTTTCCAGCAGTCATATTGGCTCAGGAGTGGCGAAGCAGAGACAGCAAGCTCTCCCACATCGAACAACACCACCGCATTTGATCATCCATTTGTGTGA
- the LOC100824320 gene encoding protein TRIGALACTOSYLDIACYLGLYCEROL 5, chloroplastic — protein MVVSTFSGPGIGLGFGVGCGFGIGWGFGGMPLNAFGLGIGGGCGVGLGLGWGFGNGYGCQYRSSKVQFQGIEFQKKSEGDDSPKLISSGLVEKSRPYG, from the exons ATGGTGGTCAGCACATTCAGCGGCCCGGGGATTGGGCTCG GCTTCGGCGTCGGATGCGGATTTGGAATCGGATGGGGGTTCGGAG GAATGCCTCTGAATGCGTTTGGCTTGGGCATCG GTGGGGGATGCGGAGTTGGTCTTGGGTTAGGATGGGGCTTTGGCAACGGTTATGGTTGTCAATATCGATCTTCGAAGGTCCAGTTTCAGGGCATTGAATTCCAGAAAAAGTCTGAAGGAGATGATTCGCCAAAGCTGATTTCATCAGGGCTTGTGGAAAAATCTCGTCCTTATGGCTAG
- the LOC100825851 gene encoding zinc finger CCCH domain-containing protein 19, giving the protein MSATAIRSGELLAFPAALRRGAPVSAASFVSFRMRAAAAAGRVAVRVVAAAAEGAGADADAGGKPKPKKRAASGIMKPKPISPELREFVGGAEELPRTEALKIIWAHIKGNNLQDPANKKIIVCDDKLKKIFGGRDRVGFLEISGLLNPHFQK; this is encoded by the exons AtgtcggcgacggccatccgctccggcgagctcctcgCGTTCCCGGCCGCGCTGAGGCGGGGCGCGCCCGTGTCTGCCGCCTCGTTCGTGTCGTTCCGgatgagggcggcggcggcggcggggcgcgtgGCGGTGAGGgtcgtcgcggcggcggcggagggggcgggggcggacgCGGACGCAGGAGGGAAGCCCAAGCCGAAGAAGAGGGCGGCGAGCGGGATCATGAAGCCGAAGCCGATCTCGCCGGAGCTGCGGGAGTTCGTCGGGGGCGCGGAGGAGCTGCCCAGGACGGAAGCGCTCAAGATCATCTGGGCTCACATCAAGGGCAACAACCTCCAG GATCCTGCCAACAAGAAGATAATAGTCTGTGACGATAAACTGAAGAAGATATTTGGAGGGCGTGACCGTGTTGGGTTTCTTGAAATCTCTGGGCTCCTCAATCCCCACTTCCAGAAATGA
- the LOC100823289 gene encoding uncharacterized protein LOC100823289, translating into MGSASRIMRAALHAFFTHYHPAASSAALLALPFSAAALLSRSPPPSLLLLPALSRRLRRVLVAAGFPPASQLLFLLNHKLSQSAFSFLATLPFSLSFLLLSKSCAVRALQPAKHHQNQRTSSYPAMARTQLANYAALLLANLAVFAALLAAFNAAEALGLGGGGAGEGRAALALSAAGVIVYSVALANAAAVCNLATVVAAAEPGRDRGGCGAVLRAALLLLARGGGADAATAVAVALPASLATAAVEGLFQLRVMRLYMADGRITSAMVCEGLLIAYIHSMICVLDTVVTFIVYQTCKATHSCHLLDLEEKGDFIA; encoded by the coding sequence ATGGGGAGCGCCAGCAGGATCATGAGGGCGGCGCTGCACGCCTTCTTCACGCACTACCACCCGGCGGCCTCGTCCGCGGCGCTCCTGGCGCTccccttctccgccgccgcgctcctctcgcgctcgccgcccccttcgctcctcctcctcccggcgctctcccgccgcctccgccgggtcctcgtcgccgcgggcttcccgccggcgtcgcagctcctcttcctcctcaaccACAAGCTCTCCCAGTCCGCATTCTCCTTCCTCGCCAccctccccttctccctctccttcctcctcctctccaaaTCCTGCGCCGTCCGCGCCCTGCAGCCGGCAAAGCACCACCAAAATCAGCGCACCTCGAGCTACCCGGCCATGGCGCGGACGCAGCTGGCCAACTacgcggcgctgctgctggccaACCTGGCTGTGTTCGCGGCGCTCCTGGCGGCGTTCaacgcggcggaggcgctagggctgggcggcggcggcgccggcgaggggcGGGCGGCGCTCGCGCTCTCCGCCGCGGGCGTCATCGTCTACTCCGTCGCGCtcgccaacgccgccgccgtctgcaACCTGGCTAcggtcgtcgccgccgccgagcccggCCGGGAccggggcggctgcggcgCCGTGCTCAGGgcagcgctgctgctgctcgcgcggggcggcggagccgacgccgccaccgcagTCGCCGTCGCGCTGCCGGCCagcctcgccaccgccgccgtcgaggggCTCTTCCAGCTCAGGGTCATGAGGCTGTACATGGCCGACGGCAGGATCACCTCGGCCATGGTCTGCGAAGGGCTCTTGATCGCCTACATCCACTCCATGATCTGTGTCCTTGACACCGTCGTCACTTTCATTGTCTACCAGACCTGCAAGGCCACCCATTCTTGCCATCTGCTGGACTTGGAAGAGAAAGGGGATTTCATAGCCTGA
- the LOC100827705 gene encoding probable WRKY transcription factor 3, translating into MSSRPPPPPRPHLSLPPRSTAESLFTGVGDASPGPLTLASALFSSDSDADGGGGGGGGSASSGSGPTSFTQLLIGNLSQPPQQQQQQQQQQQERGRGGVARAGPAISVAPPAGAAVFTVPPGLSPSGLFDSPGLIFSPAMGGFGMSHQQALAQVTAQASHSPLRMFDHIEQPSFSAAASSSEAVQHMSSAANMAGMSEMATISNNDNAAFHSAEASQRYQVPAPVDKPADDGYNWRKYGQKVVKGSDCPRSYYKCTHPSCPVKKKVEHAEDGQISEIIYKGKHNHQRPPNKRAKDGNSSAAEHNEQSNDTASGLSGVRRDQEAVYAMSEQLSGLSDGDDKDDGESRPNEVDNGENDCKRRNIQVSSQKTLTESKIIVQTTSEVDLLDDGYRWRKYGQKVVKGNPHPRSYYKCTFAGCNVRKHIERASSDPKAVITTYEGKHNHEPPVGRGSNQNAGNSAPSNRSQQKGPSSMSSNQTSLTRTDFSNNNQRPIGVLQFKREE; encoded by the exons ATGTCGTCgcgcccgcccccgccgccgcgcccgcacctgtcgctgccgccgcgctcgACCGCGGAGTCGCTCTTCACCGGCGTCGGGGACGCTAGCCCCGGCCCGCTCACGCTCGCTTCCGCGCTCTtctcctccgactccgacgccgacggcggcggaggcggcggcgggggcagcgCCTCCTCTGGCTCGGGGCCGACGAGCTTCACCCAGCTGCTCATCGGCAACCTCTCGCAGCCGCctcagcaacaacagcagcagcagcagcagcagcaagagaGGGGGAGAGGCGGGGTCGCGAGGGCAGGGCCGGCGATTTCtgtggcgccgccggcgggcgcggcCGTGTTCACCGTGCCCCCCGGGCTGAGCCCTTCCGGCTTATTCGACTCACCCGGCCTGATCTTCTCGCCGGCCATG GGAGGTTTTGGCATGTCACATCAACAGGCCCTGGCCCAAGTTACAGCCCAAGCAAGCCATTCTCCGCTCAGAATGTTTGATCACATTGAACAACCATCTTTCTCAGCAGCTGCATCATCATCTGAAGCTGTACAACATATGAGCTCTGCAGCCAATATGGCAGGAATGTCAGAGATGGCGACAATATCGAACAATGATAATGCAGCATTTCATTCTGCTGAGGCGTCCCAGAGGTACCAAGTTCCTGCCCCTGTTGATAAGCCTGCTGATGATGGCTACAATTGGCGAAAATATGGTCAGAAGGTGGTGAAGGGTAGTGATTGCCCAAGGAGCTACTACAAATGTACTCATCCCAGTTGTCCTGTCAAGAAAAAAGTAGAGCACGCAGAAGATGGTCAAATATCTGAGATCATATACAAAGGAAAACACAATCACCAGCGACCACCAAATAAGCGGGCAAAAGATGGCAACTCTTCAGCAGCCGAGCACAATGAACAATCCAATGACACAGCATCTGGTTTGTCAGGCGTTAGAAGAGATCAGGAAGCTGTATATGCAATGTCTGAACAATTATCAGGTTTAAGTGATGGAGATGATAAGGATGATGGTGAATCTAGGCCAAATGAAGTTGATAATGGAGAGAATGACTGCAAACGAAG GAATATACAAGTTTCTTCGCAGAAGACCCTGACAGAGTCTAAGATCATCGTGCAAACAACCAGTGAGGTTGACCTTTTGGATGATGGTTATAGATGGCGCAAGTATGGGCAGAAGGTGGTCAAAGGAAATCCTCATCCAAG GAGTTACTACAAGTGCACGTTTGCTGGTTGCAATGTTAGGAAGCACATTGAGAGGGCCTCTTCAGATCCCAAGGCTGTCATAACAACTTATGAAGGAAAACATAACCATGAACCACCAGTTGGTAGGGGCAGTAATCAGAACGCAGGAAACTCAGCCCCTTCCAACAGGTCACAGCAGAAAGGGCCGAGTAGCATGTCCAGTAATCAAACTTCACTTACAAGAACAGACTTCAGCAACAATAACCAGAGGCCAATTGGGGTGTTACAGTTCAAGAGGGAAGAGTAG